In Drosophila pseudoobscura strain MV-25-SWS-2005 chromosome 4, UCI_Dpse_MV25, whole genome shotgun sequence, the following proteins share a genomic window:
- the LOC4817824 gene encoding protein rolling stone isoform X1 has translation MGENKNLIKNDGETVPHQQPLSLSEELRRENFGLQHHAPEDFLRSQWQSGLTSRWFLGYRWLLGIFFGTGVISCLAKYHHNGRWFIYLTDWGFLLCGITSVSGAILVTIHHWNPQRMGERFRNNWQIKAYWVCYWINLIFANVIALVYWTCIYPQDRDPSNPAYFTDLYNIWTHALPPIFFSVDHLIVAQPTRLLHFVYPLAFGWLYTGFTFIYYVMGGLDLKGRRYIYNVLNYSKPREALFTIGAISALSVVVSTLHYGVYRMRTFLARKLGKLQ, from the exons ATGggtgaaaacaaaaatttgatAAAAAACGATGGGGAGACGGTGCCACATCAGCAACCCTTGAGCTTAAGCGAGGAGCTACGACGCGAGAACTTTGGGCTGCAACATCATGCCCCCGAAGACTTTCTACGATCCCAA tggcagtcggGTTTGACCTCTAGATGGTTTCTTGGCTATCGCTGGCTTCTGGGCATCTTTTTTGGCACGGGCGTCATCAGCTGTTTGGCCAAATATCATCACAATGGTCGATGGTTCATCTATTTGACCGATTGGGGTTTCCTATTGTGTGGCATTACCAGTGTGAGTGGCGCCATATTGGTGACAATCCACCATTGGAATCCACAGCGAATGGGTGagagat TCAGAAATAACTGGCAAATCAAAGCCTATTGGGTCTGCTATTGGATCAATTTAATATTCGCAAATGTGATAGCTCTGGTCTATTGGACCTGCATATATCCACAGGATCGTGATCCCAGCAATCCTGCATACTTCACTGATCTCTATAACATCTGGACACATGCCCTGCCACCGATTTTCTTCTCAGTGGACCACCTTATAGTGGCCCAACCAACGCGTCTCCTGCACTTCGTGTATCCTTTGGCCTTCGGGTGGTTATATACAGGATTTACTTTCATCTATTATGTGATGGGTGGATTGGATTT AAAGGGCCGTCGCTATATCTATAACGTTTTGAACTACAGTAAGCCCAGGGAAGCCCTGTTTACCATTGGCGCTATTAGTGCCTTGTCGGTGGTCGTGTCTACCCTACACTATGGAGTCTATCGAATGAGGACCTTTCTGGCCCGCAAGCTGGGGAAACTTCAGTGA
- the LOC4817824 gene encoding protein rolling stone isoform X2, whose translation MGENKNLIKNDGETVPHQQPLSLSEELRRENFGLQHHAPEDFLRSQWQSGLTSRWFLGYRWLLGIFFGTGVISCLAKYHHNGRWFIYLTDWGFLLCGITSVSGAILVTIHHWNPQRMVRNNWQIKAYWVCYWINLIFANVIALVYWTCIYPQDRDPSNPAYFTDLYNIWTHALPPIFFSVDHLIVAQPTRLLHFVYPLAFGWLYTGFTFIYYVMGGLDLKGRRYIYNVLNYSKPREALFTIGAISALSVVVSTLHYGVYRMRTFLARKLGKLQ comes from the exons ATGggtgaaaacaaaaatttgatAAAAAACGATGGGGAGACGGTGCCACATCAGCAACCCTTGAGCTTAAGCGAGGAGCTACGACGCGAGAACTTTGGGCTGCAACATCATGCCCCCGAAGACTTTCTACGATCCCAA tggcagtcggGTTTGACCTCTAGATGGTTTCTTGGCTATCGCTGGCTTCTGGGCATCTTTTTTGGCACGGGCGTCATCAGCTGTTTGGCCAAATATCATCACAATGGTCGATGGTTCATCTATTTGACCGATTGGGGTTTCCTATTGTGTGGCATTACCAGTGTGAGTGGCGCCATATTGGTGACAATCCACCATTGGAATCCACAGCGAATGG TCAGAAATAACTGGCAAATCAAAGCCTATTGGGTCTGCTATTGGATCAATTTAATATTCGCAAATGTGATAGCTCTGGTCTATTGGACCTGCATATATCCACAGGATCGTGATCCCAGCAATCCTGCATACTTCACTGATCTCTATAACATCTGGACACATGCCCTGCCACCGATTTTCTTCTCAGTGGACCACCTTATAGTGGCCCAACCAACGCGTCTCCTGCACTTCGTGTATCCTTTGGCCTTCGGGTGGTTATATACAGGATTTACTTTCATCTATTATGTGATGGGTGGATTGGATTT AAAGGGCCGTCGCTATATCTATAACGTTTTGAACTACAGTAAGCCCAGGGAAGCCCTGTTTACCATTGGCGCTATTAGTGCCTTGTCGGTGGTCGTGTCTACCCTACACTATGGAGTCTATCGAATGAGGACCTTTCTGGCCCGCAAGCTGGGGAAACTTCAGTGA
- the LOC6903474 gene encoding mitochondrial-processing peptidase subunit alpha-like gives MNRRGIGMLKTLKSTCRTFPCRFATKVSKIGSGTGIGRIPSGVRGKDGLSRVNMPSIVTHLPRLKEPLPNVPEAEYAAPMAESAATRVTTLENGLRIASEPRCGQFCTVGLVISSGPRYEAAYPGGVSHFLEKLAFNSTANFPNRDAIRKELEENGGICDCQTSRDTLIYAASIDSRAIDSATRLLADVTLRPTISEQEVNLAARAVNFELETLRMRPDQEPILMDMIHAAAYGDNTLGLPKLCPPETLESIDRAVLMKYLKHHHSPSRMVFAGVGVDHDELVEHVRKYFVEEKPIWESEPESSVGPKQVDTSIAHYTGGIVKEQCEIPFYAAAALPELAHVVLGFEGCAHQDPDYVPLCVLNIMMGGGSSFSRGSGGHGKGMNSRLYTKVLNRYDWVHSATAHNHAYTDSGLFCIHGSAPPQHLNDMVEVIVRELLGMAAEPGREDLMRSKIQLQSMLLMNLESRAVVFEDVGRQVLASGHRKRPENFIEEIEKVSAADIQRVATRLLSSPPSLAARGDITGLPEMGQVTSALAGAGRTGLGRRLSPFSSDQHFCKSTKSNESEGLCLTDKNVVFVAGLGGIGMDTSRELVKRDLKNLVILDRIENPEAICELKELNPKVKVSFYPYDVTVPLKETTKLLKTVFAKIKTVDVLINGAGILDDHQIERTVAVNYTGLVNTTTAIMEFWDKRECGPGGIICNIGSVTGFNAIYQVPVYSGTKAGVVNFTSSLAKLAPITGVTAYTVNPGITKTTLVNKFNSWLDVEPEVAKKLLGPPNQTSQQCAANFVKAIELNQNGAIWKLDLGTLEPIKWTKHWDSGI, from the exons ATGAACAGGCGAGGTATCGGCATGCTGAAAACGCTCAAGAGCACCTGTCGCACATTTCCATGTCGTTTCGCTACCAAAGTTTCAAAAATTGGCAGTGGGACTGGCATCGGGAGAATCCCCAGCGGAGTGCGAGGGAAAGATGGCCTCAGCAGGGTTAATATGCCGTCGATCGTTACGCACCTTCCTCGACTAAAAGAACCACTGCCAAACGTGCCGGAGGCTGAATACGCAGCCCCAATGGCTGAGAGTGCCGCCACAAGGGTAACGACCCTTGAGAATGGACTGCGCATTGCCTCGGAGCCGCGCTGCGGACAATTCTGTACTGTCGGCCTGGTTATAAGCTCGGGTCCACGCTATGAGGCGGCCTACCCCGGCGGTGTATCGCATTTTCTCGAAAAGCTGGCCTTCAACTCCACAGCTAACTTTCCCAACAGAGATGCCATACGGAAagagctggaggagaacggGGGCATCTGCGACTGTCAGACCTCGCGCGACACTCTCATCTATGCCGCCAGCATCGACAGCAGGGCCATTGACTCGGCTACGCGTCTCTTGGCGGACGTCACTCTGCGACCCACGATAAGCGAGCAGGAGGTGAATCTAGCAGCGCGTGCCGTCAACTTCGAGCTGGAGACGCTGCGCATGCGCCCCGATCAGGAACCGATACTGATGGACATGATACACGCGGCTGCCTACGGGGACAATACGCTAGGCCTGCCGAAGCTCTGCCCTCCAGAGACTCTGGAAAGCATAGATAGGGCTGTGCTAATGAAGTACCTGAAGCATCATCACTCTCCCAGCCGCATGGTTTTCGCAGGCGTTGGTGTGGATCACGACGAACTGGTGGAGCACGTGAGGAAGTACTTTGTGGAAGAGAAACCCATCTGGGAGAGCGAGCCAGAAAGCAGCGTAGGACCTAAGCAGGTGGACACTTCCATCGCCCACTACACTGGCGGTATTGTGAAGGAGCAATGCGAGATTCCCTTTTACGCGGCCGCTGCTCTGCCGGAGCTGGCCCATGTCGTCCTTGGCTTTGAGGGATGCGCTCACCAGGATCCAGACTATGTGCCCCTATGCGTGCTCAACATAATGATGGGCGGCGGGAGCTCCTTCTCCAGGGGCTCCGGCGGTCACGGCAAGGGAATGAACTCGCGCCTCTACACAAAGGTCCTAAATCGCTACGACTGGGTGCACAGTGCCACGGCACACAATCATGCCTATACCGACAGCGGCTTGTTCTGCATACACGGCAGTGCGCCGCCGCAACACTTGAACGACATGGTCGAGGTGATAGTCCGCGAGCTGTTGGGCATGGCAGCCGAGCCGGGACGCGAGGATTTAATGCGCTCGAAAATACAGCTGCAATCGATGCTACTGATGAACCTGGAATCGCGAGCTGTAGTGTTCGAGGATGTCGGGCGCCAGGTGCTCGCGTCGGGGCATCGCAAGCGGCCAGAGAATTTCATTGAGGAGATAGAGAAAGTGTCCGCCGCAGATATACAACGCGTGGCCACACGACTGCTTAGCTCCCCGCCATCACTGGCAGCACGCGGAGACATCACCGGCCTGCCCGAAATGGGCCAAGTCACCTCCGCCCTTGCTGGTGCTGGGCGCACCGGTCTCGGGCGACGATTGTCCCCCTTCAGTTCAGACCAGCATTTCTGCAAATCTACCAAATCGAACGAATCAGAGGGATTGTGCCTCACAGACAAGAATGTGGTTTTCGTGGCCGGTCTGGGAGGAATTGGCATGGACACCAGCCGGGAGTTGGTTAAGCGTGACCTCAAGAACCTGGTCATCTTGGATCGCATTGAAAATCCGGAGGCCATTTGCGAACTGAAGGAACTCAATCCCAAGGTGAAGGTCAGCTTCTATCCCTACGATGTGACTGTGCCTCTCAAGGAGACGACCAAGCTCCTGAAGACCGTCTTTGCAAAGATAAAGACTGTCGATGTGCTGATCAACGGTGCTGGCATCCTGGACGATCATCAGATCGAGCGCACCGTTGCCGTTAACTATACGGGCCTGGTCAACACCACCACAGCCATTATGGAGTTCTGGGACAAACGCGAGTGCGGCCCTGGCGGCATCATTTGCAACATTGGCTCCGTCACCGGTTTCAATGCCATCTACCAGGTGCCCGTTTACTCCGGCACCAAGGCGGGGGTTGTTAACTTTACCTCCTCCCTGGCA AAATTGGCCCCCATTACTGGTGTCACTGCTTACACTGTCAATCCTGGCATCACTAAGACCACTCTTGTCAATAAGTTCAACTCGTGGCTGGATGTGGAGCCCGAGGTGGCGAAGAAGCTGCTGGGGCCTCCCAACCAGACCTCTCAGCAGTGTGCCGCGAACTTTGTGAAGGCCATTGAGCTGAACCAGAATGGTGCCATCTGGAAGTTGGATTTGGGCACTTTGGAGCCCATCAAATGGACCAAGCACTGGGACTCTGGCATCTAA